A genomic stretch from Mya arenaria isolate MELC-2E11 chromosome 10, ASM2691426v1 includes:
- the LOC128206901 gene encoding angiopoietin-2-like, with translation MRLNAEMKFLVNLCAVASIVCFVLSEDMKEELTFNYEEKVLEMVLKDNKEIMNENSGIENNYKSVQDVKQLIKLLINNTEENKSELKNLFAKHDSRIENNYKRVQDVKLLIQSLINNTEEHDSNFVGGGWSDWESWGSCSVACGEGFQTRVRRCDNPTPSSHGRYCHGDAKEWRMCDGAQTKVTDCLDIYRKCPSSPDGVYRVNLWKSKTAISVYCDMTTSNGGWTVFQNRYDGSEEFYLDLKAYTEGFGKTSAEFWLGLRYIKELADQGNTTLRMEVGAADGSEAYEEWPEFQLGAAPGYKLHVGGNGTGTAGRGTLS, from the exons GCAGAAATGAAGTTTCTTGTAAATCTTTGCGCAGTTGCAAGTATTGTGTGTTTCGTTCTTTCTGAAGACATGAAAGAAGAATTGACATTCAATTATGAAGAGAAAGTTTTGGAAATGGTTTTGAAGGACAACAAAGAAATAATGAATGAGAACTCGGGAATTGAAAATAACTACAAAAGTGTTCAAGATGTCAAACAGTTAATAAAGTTACTTATAAATAATACGGAAGAGAACAAGAGTGaattaaaaaatctttttgCAAAACATGACTCGCGAATTGAAAACAACTACAAACGTGTTCAAGATGTCAAACTGTTGATACAATCACTTATAAATAACACGGAAGAACATGACTCGAATTTTGTGG ggGGAGGATGGTCGGACTGGGAGTCGTGGGGTTCCTGCTCAGTAGCATGTGGTGAGGGATTTCAAACACGCGTGCGTAGATGTGACAACCCAACACCCTCAAGTCACGGGAGATATTGCCATGGTGACGCCAAAGAATGGCGGATGTGCGATGGGGCTCAAACAAAAG TGACAGATTGTCTGGATATTTATCGTAAATGTCCATCCTCACCTGACGGGGTGTATCGAGTCAACTTGTGGAAATCCAAGACGGCTATCAGTGTGTATTGCGACATGACGACAAGCAACGGAGGATGGACG GTGTTCCAAAACCGGTATGACGGATCGGAGGAGTTTTACTTAGATCTCAAGGCTTACACTGAAGGGTTTGGAAAGACATCAGCTGAATTCTGGCTTG GGTTAAGATACATTAAAGAGCTCGCGGATCAGGGGAATACTACTCTTCGCATGGAGGTAGGTGCCGCCGACGGAAGCGAGGCTTACGAAGAGTGGCCGGAATTCCAGTTAGGAGCGGCGCCGGGTTACAAATTGCACGTGGGAGGGAATGGCACGGGAACCGCTGGTAGAGGTACCTTATCTTGA